The genomic DNA ATTGTTAGATTCTTACCAAATTGTACCTTTATTTTCAATGGCTGTTTCCATTCTTTCAACAGCTGACCAACCAGTAACGAAAGATATGTTAGATATTGTTAAAGCGGCAAAAATTTATGATTTGTTGTCCGAATATCATGACCCTTTTAATGGAAAGCACGATTTGAACCTTCTTTTCAAGCTAGTGGCAGATAAACTTGAATCGATTCCATACGTTCATCAACAAAATGGTACAAAAATGGAGTATCTCCGGAAGATTTTTACGGGGCTTGCAACAGAATTAAATAACAACAAAATGAGCGGAGCAGAACAAACTCCTGAAGTCCGGGGCAATTCTATTAAACAAGGCGGAATTTTTGGAACAGTTTTTTCGCCGAATCAAATGTCTAAAGCTGAGCAGCTTGTATTGATGCTCGACAAAATGGGAAAGCCTGCATCGCCAGAGCAATTCATTCAGCAATTTGAATCCATTTTAGCGAAAAGCCAGTTTATGAAAAACGGCGGAACGCAAAAACTTTTTCTGAAACTTTACCCAGAACACTTAGGGTCGGTAAGAGTCGAATTAATTCTAAAAGATCAATCAATTGTCGCTCGAATATTGACAACTACCGGAACAGCAAAAGAGGCCTTAGAATCGCAATTGCAAGGATTAAAACAAGCGTTCAGCTCGCAAAACATTCAAGTTGATCGGATTGAAATTTCCCAGCAGATGACCCAGCAAGAACGATTTTTACATCGTGACCCTCATCAGCAAGGTCAAGAAAGGCATCAAGAAAAAAATCAGCAAGATAAAGAACACGAAAAGGCAGAAGAGACTGCTCGATCGTTTGAACAAGTACTTCTCGATACAGAAGTTTAGGTGAAAACAATGACAAATACAATTGATACTTCATTAATGCTGTCAAATAATCAGCAAAATACACGTAAAACTGGTACTAACATTTTAGGAAAAGATGATTTTTTGAAGATTCTCATCACCCAGCTTCAAAATCAGGATCCGTTAAATCCGATGCAGGATAAAGATTTTATTGCCCAAATGGCCCAATTCAGCACGCTTGAACAAATGACAAACATAGAGAAATCGCTCGAAAATTTCTTGAAGTCCCAAGAACAAAACTATATGCTTCAAGCCAGCATGCTGATTGGGAAAACCGTCACCTTTTTAGATTCAAATAATGAGGAAAAAACAGCAGTTGTTAAATCCGTTTCCTTCAAAGATGGGAAAACATTATTTCAGCTTAATAACAACGAAAATTCCAGCATTGCTTCTTCTCAAATTATAAAAATTGAATAAGCAAAGGAATCTTGCTGGATGGCCAAACAGCCGTTCGTCAATCATACATTATCGAAAGGAGTAGCTGATTATGCTGCGTTCAATGTACTCCGGAATCAGCGGAATGAAAAACTTCCAAACAAAATTAGATGTCATTGGCAACAACATCGCCAACGTAAATACATATGGTTACAAAAAAGGCCGTGTGACGTTTAAGGATATGGTTAGTCAAACCATTTCAGGCGCAAGCGCCCCTAACGGTACTTCAATGGGTGGAACGAACCCGAAGCAAGTCGGTTTAGGTTCACAGCTTTCAACTATCGATACAATTGATACACAAGGAAGTTTGCAGACGACAGGAAGAGTGTTGGATTTAGGAATTCAAGGAGACGGCTATTTTCAAGTTCAAAAAGATGGAACGACTTATTATACAAGAGCCGGAAATTTTTATTTCGATAAAGACGGAAACTTAGTTACAGGCTCCGGAGAATTTGTTCTTGATACTAACAATAAAAAGATTACTATCCCTATCAACGACGTGGAAAGCTTAAGCATAGGACAAGATGGAGTAATTTCATATGTCGAAGGCGGTACATTAAAAACAGGACCGCAAATTGCGGTTGTCCGCTTCAAAAATAACGGGGGATTAGAAAAGGTTGGAAATAATTTATACAAAAGCACGACGAACTCTGGAGATCCTTCGCAAACAAAAACCCCGGGTTCGAGCGGAGCCGGCACAATCGTTTCCGGCACTTTAGAAATGTCCAATGTCGATCTTTCTGAGGAGTTCACGGAAATGATTACTGCTCAGCGCGGTTTCCAGGCAAATACTCGAATCATTACAACATCTGATGAGATTTTGCAAGAACTTGTAAACTTGAAACGCTGATAATAAGGAGGGAAAGGGCCTGTAGGGGACAAGCCTTAGGCCCTGATACATACATTGATTAAGGTGACAAGACTGAATGGAAAACCTTTTCTCATTAATGCCATATACATAGAAACGGTAGAATCGTTTCCTGATACGACCATTACACTGACAAACGGCCGCAAATATGTCGTGAAGGAGACAGAAGACCGCGTCTTGGAATTGGTTGCGAAATTCTATCAATCTGTCAACCTTCTTGGACAACCGTTGGAGGAAATTGAGGATGAAGAATAATAAGCTATTAAAAATTATGTTCATCTTGCTGGTTGCTATCACCCTTGCAGGGGCTGCTGCGGTTGTGGCCGTATTGAAATTTACAGGCGACAAAGAACATAAAGAGCCGACAATTGATGAAGTGCTTGCTGTGTCAGTTGATGTGAAGGATATTGTTACGAATCTTGCCAGCGATGACTTTATTAGAATTTCATTTAAAATGCAAACAGATAGTAAAGATGCAAAAGAAGAATTAGAGAAACGTGATTTTCAAGTGAGAAATATCATTATTCAAGAATTATCCGAGAAAAAAGCGGAAGATCTTCGAGGAAAAGAAGGAAAACAAAAACTAGAAGAGGACTTAAAAGAAAAAATTAACAGCCTGATGCAGGAAGGAAAGGTTGTTAGGGTATATATCACCGAATCTCTCCTCCAATAAAAAGATATGAGAAGGAATGAATCAACAAATAATGGAGGTGAGATGACATGTCTGGAGAGATATTATCGCAAAGTGAAATTGATGCCCTGTTGTCTGCTCTTTCTACAGGTGAGATGAATGCGGATGAATTAAAAAAGGAACAAACAGAGAAAAAAGTGAAGGTTTATGATTTTAAGAGGGCACTGCGCTTTTCAAAAGATCAAATTCGAAGTTTAACCCGCATTCATGAGAATTTTGCAAGATTACTAACGACGTTTTTCTCTGCTCAGCTTAGGACATATGTACAAATTAGTGTGGCGTCAGCCGACCAGATTCCTTTTGAAGAGTTTATTCGTTCCATTCCAAAAATGACAATCTTAAATGTTTTTGAAGTTCCTCCGCTTGATGGGCGAATCATTATGGAAGTGAATCCTAATGTCGCTTACGCGATGATGGACCGAATGATGGGAGGAAGAGGGACAAGTTTTAACAAAGTTGATAACTTGACTGAAATTGAAGAAAAAATCATGTCAACCACATTTGAACGCGCATTTGAATACTTGCAAGAGGCATGGGCATCGGTTGCAGATATTGATCCCATTTTGACTGAGTTTGAAGTAAATCCCCAGTTTTTGCAAATGATATCACCCAATGAAACAGTCGTTGTAATCTCATTGAATACGACCATTGGGGAAACGAGCGGAATGATCAATATTTGTATTCCACACATCGTACTGGAGCCTATCATTCCAAAGCTTTCGGTACATTACTGGATGCAAACTGAGAAAAAAGACAGAGAACCAGTGGAAATTGCTGTGCTAGAGAAGCGAATCCAAAATGCCGATGTCCCTGTGATCGCGGAACTCGGGACTTCAGAAATATCGATACAGGAATTTTTGATGTTGGATGTTGGGGATGTGATTGAATTGAATCAAGCAATTGATCAACCGCTCTTAATAAAGATCGGTGAAATCCCTAAATTTTTAGGGCAGCCAGGTAAAGTAAATAAAAAATTAGCCGTTCAAGTGTTAGATACATTGAAGGGGGAAGACGATGATAATGAGCGATCATATGCTCTCTCAAGATGAAATTGATGCCTTATTAAGAGGCACTGATAGTGATGATACAGAATACCCGGCTGCTCCTCATTTACATGCAGAGGATTACCTCTCATTAATGGAGAAGGATGCTTTAGGGGAAATTGGAAATATTTCGTTTGGAAGCTCCGCTACTGCTTTATCTACTTTGTTAAATCAAAAAGTAGAGATCACAACTCCGGAGGTTTCCGTCGTTTACAGACGACAACTGCCAGAAGAGTTTCCACACCCATATGTTGCAATCTTGGTAAACTATACAGAAGGTTTTTCAGGAAGCAATTTACTAGTCATTAAACAATCAGATGCAGCAATTATTGCAGATTTAATGCTTGGCGGAGATGGGCTTAATCCTTCTGAAATGATGGATGAAATTCGGATGAGTGCTGTTCAGGAAGCCATGAATCAGATGATGGGTTCGGCTGCGACAAGCATGTCAACCATTTTCAACAAAAAGGTAGATATTTCACCCCCTTCCATCGATATCTTAGATTTTCTCAATGAGGAAGGAACGGAACGAGTCCCTAATGACGATATGCTTGTAAAGGTTTCATTCCGCCTTAAAATTGGAGAACTGATCGATTCAAATATTATGCAGCTTCTCCCAGTCGAGTTTGCGAAAAATTTGGTAAAAGAGTTGCTCAATCCGGAAGAACAATCAATTGAAACATCAGAAAAAATGCAGAAAACAATTGCGAGTGCAACAGACAGACAAGCTCCTATCGAACTGTCCGAAGAAAACCAAGGACAGGAAAATTATTCGGGCCATTATGACAATAAGCAGCAAGGAGGACATGCTCAAAGCTATGCATCCCATTCATTGCATCATGGACAGCAAATGCATGGGAACTGGCAGCCGAATCAACATGCATATTCTGCACCGGTTCAGGGAAGGGGTATGGATTATCAAACCGAGCCAGTACATGACAGATCCGGATTTCAAGCAACAAGAAATCAGCCAAATGTTCAACCGGCAGTTTTTTCAAATTTTGAGCCATATCAGATTCAGGAAACTGAATCCAAGAATCTAAATTTACTGCTTGATATTCCGTTGCAAATAACAGTTGAACTTGGAAGAACGAAAAGATCTGTAAAAGAAATATTAGACATTTCGGCTGGGTCCATCATCGAACTTGATAAACTGGCAGGAGAGCCAGTCGATATTTTAGTTAATAACCGTCTGATTGCAAAAGGTGAAGTTGTTGTTATCGATGAAAACTTCGGTGTCCGGGTTACCGACATTATCAGCCAGAGTGATCGCATTAATAAACTGAGATAACAGATGGGGGTAAATGGTTATGGCACAAAAAATTTTAATAGTTGATGATGCTGCATTCATGCGAATGATGATAAAAGATATTTTAACGAAAAACGGGTATGAAGTTGTCGGTGAAGCAGCTGACGGCTTGCAAGCAGTCGAAAAATACAAGGAACTTCAGCCCGATTTAGTAACGATGGATATTACGATGCCGGAAATGGATGGGATCACTGCGCTTAAAGAGATTAAGAAAATAGACCCGAATGCAAAGGTTATCATGTGCTCGGCTATGGGACAGCAAGCAATGGTGATCGATGCCATTCAAGCAGGAGCAAAAGATTTTATTGTAAAACCATTTCAGGCCGATCGTGTTTTAGAAGCAATTTCTAAGACTTTAGGATAAGACTGCGATTAGAGGTGCAGCGCATTGCAAAAATTAAGATTGATAGGTAAAGTGGCGCTTCTTGTTTTACTTGCTTTGCTTGGCTCACGAAGCTGGGCTTTTGCAGAGCAAGTAAATAATAGTGTGAAAGATTGTATTGAACATCCCGATCGCTGTGAAGAAAATTCTGTGCTTAATAAACATGAAAAACAATCAAAAGCAGGCGGAGATCCTGTTGGACTAAATGTGTGGGATTTCTTCAGAATGATTTTTGCAACACTTTTTGTAGTGGCGCTTCTTTATTTTATTCTCAAGCTGATCAATAAAAAAACGATGGTATACAAGCGCACCCAATTAATAGAAAACATAGGGGGTGCGAATCTCGGAGGAAACCGGTCGATTCAAATGGTTAAGGTGGGAAACCGGCTTCTGGTTGTCGGCGTAGGTGAAAACATCCAGCTGTTAAAAGAAATAGACGATCCTGATGAGTTTCGTCAAATCATCACAGAATACAACGACAAAATGGAACAGCTTGTTCAACCAAGCGATTTTGTGACAAAGGTGATTCAAAGAACAAGGAAGACATTTGCTGCTAAAGAGGATCACAGTCAATTCAAAATGCTTCTAAAGAAGCAATTAGATGAGTTGAAAAATGAAAGGAAAAAATTTTTTGAAGGTATGGAACAGAAAGGGAAAGACGAACGATGAACGAATTTATACAATTCTTTAGCAACAGTTCCCCAGAAAACGTTTCTGTTTCTGTTAAACTTCTTTTACTTTTGACTGTTCTCTCTTTAGCTCCCAGCATACTTATTTTGATGACCTGCTTTACAAGAATTGTCATTGTTCTTTCCTTTGTCAGAACGGCGCTTGCTACACAGCAAATGCCGCCAACTCAAGTGCTGATTGGATTGTCTCTGTTTTTAACATTTTTTGTAATGGCTCCTACTTTTGAGAAAGTAAACGAAGAGGCGCTGACTCCTCTGTTTAATAATAAAATTACTTTGGAAGAGGCTTACGATCGGGCAAGTGTGCCATTTAAAGAGTTTATGAGCGCCCATACAAGACAGAAAGACCTTGCCCTTTTCTTAGATTATTCAAAGGCAGAACGTCCGAAGTCTATACAGGATATACCGTTGACGACGCTCGTTCCAGCTTTTGCAATTTCTGAATTAAAGACGGCTTTTCAAATTGGTTTTATGATTTTTATTCCTTTTTTAGTGATCGATATGGTGGTGTCAAGTGTTTTAATGTCGATGGGAATGATGATGCTTCCGCCTGTTATGATTTCGCTCCCATTCAAAATATTACTATTTATCATGGTAGACGGTTGGTATTTAGTTGTTAAATCTCTTTTACAAAGCTTTTAAAGCGGGTGAATGTTATGACTTCTGAAGCTGTCATTTCGATTGCCGAACAGGGCATCTACACAGTATTGATGATAAGCGGTCCATTATTGCTCCTTTCATTAGTTGTAGGTTTGATTATAAGTATTTTTCAAGCAACGACACAAATTCAGGAACAAACGCTGGCATTTATTCCGAAAATAGTTGCCGTATTGCTTGGTGTGGTCATTTTTGGACCATGGATGCTAAGCCATATGCTGTCATATGCAAATGAAATTTTTTCGAATTTAACGAGATTTATAGGATGATTTTATGCTAGATTTGCTTCCGAAATTTCCAGTGTTTTTGCTTATTTTTGTTAGGGTAACGTCTTTTTTTCTCATGATGCCGCTCTTTTCTTACAGGACAATTCCTGCGAGGATAAAGATCGGCCTTGGCTTTTTTCTTGCCTGGATTATGTATTATTCAATTGATGCACCCGCTCTTGAAATCAATGGAGAGTTTTTCCTCCTGATTATTAAAGAAGCTTTTGTTGGGCTTTTTCTCGGCTTTGTCGCCTATATGATTATGTCTGCCATCCA from Bacillus methanolicus MGA3 includes the following:
- a CDS encoding flagellar hook-length control protein FliK is translated as MVIGGLGFAHAVMKSPKQSPVEKSIGSFAGVLASFKKDLSAENEMVKETETRLSSEELSELIDFLNTTDLAQLEGGLDLMEQVQSRAGENLLEFILGFLGMDDKKWSSLVDRIRSFVSHAEGKHNAIKTTFSDQDDKLLDSYQIVPLFSMAVSILSTADQPVTKDMLDIVKAAKIYDLLSEYHDPFNGKHDLNLLFKLVADKLESIPYVHQQNGTKMEYLRKIFTGLATELNNNKMSGAEQTPEVRGNSIKQGGIFGTVFSPNQMSKAEQLVLMLDKMGKPASPEQFIQQFESILAKSQFMKNGGTQKLFLKLYPEHLGSVRVELILKDQSIVARILTTTGTAKEALESQLQGLKQAFSSQNIQVDRIEISQQMTQQERFLHRDPHQQGQERHQEKNQQDKEHEKAEETARSFEQVLLDTEV
- the flgD gene encoding flagellar hook assembly protein FlgD, whose translation is MTNTIDTSLMLSNNQQNTRKTGTNILGKDDFLKILITQLQNQDPLNPMQDKDFIAQMAQFSTLEQMTNIEKSLENFLKSQEQNYMLQASMLIGKTVTFLDSNNEEKTAVVKSVSFKDGKTLFQLNNNENSSIASSQIIKIE
- the flgG gene encoding flagellar basal body rod protein FlgG — encoded protein: MLRSMYSGISGMKNFQTKLDVIGNNIANVNTYGYKKGRVTFKDMVSQTISGASAPNGTSMGGTNPKQVGLGSQLSTIDTIDTQGSLQTTGRVLDLGIQGDGYFQVQKDGTTYYTRAGNFYFDKDGNLVTGSGEFVLDTNNKKITIPINDVESLSIGQDGVISYVEGGTLKTGPQIAVVRFKNNGGLEKVGNNLYKSTTNSGDPSQTKTPGSSGAGTIVSGTLEMSNVDLSEEFTEMITAQRGFQANTRIITTSDEILQELVNLKR
- a CDS encoding flagellar FlbD family protein — encoded protein: MIKVTRLNGKPFLINAIYIETVESFPDTTITLTNGRKYVVKETEDRVLELVAKFYQSVNLLGQPLEEIEDEE
- the fliL gene encoding flagellar basal body-associated protein FliL, with protein sequence MKNNKLLKIMFILLVAITLAGAAAVVAVLKFTGDKEHKEPTIDEVLAVSVDVKDIVTNLASDDFIRISFKMQTDSKDAKEELEKRDFQVRNIIIQELSEKKAEDLRGKEGKQKLEEDLKEKINSLMQEGKVVRVYITESLLQ
- the fliM gene encoding flagellar motor switch protein FliM; this translates as MSGEILSQSEIDALLSALSTGEMNADELKKEQTEKKVKVYDFKRALRFSKDQIRSLTRIHENFARLLTTFFSAQLRTYVQISVASADQIPFEEFIRSIPKMTILNVFEVPPLDGRIIMEVNPNVAYAMMDRMMGGRGTSFNKVDNLTEIEEKIMSTTFERAFEYLQEAWASVADIDPILTEFEVNPQFLQMISPNETVVVISLNTTIGETSGMINICIPHIVLEPIIPKLSVHYWMQTEKKDREPVEIAVLEKRIQNADVPVIAELGTSEISIQEFLMLDVGDVIELNQAIDQPLLIKIGEIPKFLGQPGKVNKKLAVQVLDTLKGEDDDNERSYALSR
- the fliY gene encoding flagellar motor switch phosphatase FliY, translated to MMSDHMLSQDEIDALLRGTDSDDTEYPAAPHLHAEDYLSLMEKDALGEIGNISFGSSATALSTLLNQKVEITTPEVSVVYRRQLPEEFPHPYVAILVNYTEGFSGSNLLVIKQSDAAIIADLMLGGDGLNPSEMMDEIRMSAVQEAMNQMMGSAATSMSTIFNKKVDISPPSIDILDFLNEEGTERVPNDDMLVKVSFRLKIGELIDSNIMQLLPVEFAKNLVKELLNPEEQSIETSEKMQKTIASATDRQAPIELSEENQGQENYSGHYDNKQQGGHAQSYASHSLHHGQQMHGNWQPNQHAYSAPVQGRGMDYQTEPVHDRSGFQATRNQPNVQPAVFSNFEPYQIQETESKNLNLLLDIPLQITVELGRTKRSVKEILDISAGSIIELDKLAGEPVDILVNNRLIAKGEVVVIDENFGVRVTDIISQSDRINKLR
- a CDS encoding response regulator, with the protein product MAQKILIVDDAAFMRMMIKDILTKNGYEVVGEAADGLQAVEKYKELQPDLVTMDITMPEMDGITALKEIKKIDPNAKVIMCSAMGQQAMVIDAIQAGAKDFIVKPFQADRVLEAISKTLG
- a CDS encoding flagellar biosynthetic protein FliO; this translates as MQKLRLIGKVALLVLLALLGSRSWAFAEQVNNSVKDCIEHPDRCEENSVLNKHEKQSKAGGDPVGLNVWDFFRMIFATLFVVALLYFILKLINKKTMVYKRTQLIENIGGANLGGNRSIQMVKVGNRLLVVGVGENIQLLKEIDDPDEFRQIITEYNDKMEQLVQPSDFVTKVIQRTRKTFAAKEDHSQFKMLLKKQLDELKNERKKFFEGMEQKGKDER
- the fliP gene encoding flagellar type III secretion system pore protein FliP (The bacterial flagellar biogenesis protein FliP forms a type III secretion system (T3SS)-type pore required for flagellar assembly.) codes for the protein MNEFIQFFSNSSPENVSVSVKLLLLLTVLSLAPSILILMTCFTRIVIVLSFVRTALATQQMPPTQVLIGLSLFLTFFVMAPTFEKVNEEALTPLFNNKITLEEAYDRASVPFKEFMSAHTRQKDLALFLDYSKAERPKSIQDIPLTTLVPAFAISELKTAFQIGFMIFIPFLVIDMVVSSVLMSMGMMMLPPVMISLPFKILLFIMVDGWYLVVKSLLQSF
- the fliQ gene encoding flagellar biosynthesis protein FliQ, which codes for MTSEAVISIAEQGIYTVLMISGPLLLLSLVVGLIISIFQATTQIQEQTLAFIPKIVAVLLGVVIFGPWMLSHMLSYANEIFSNLTRFIG